From Candidatus Coatesbacteria bacterium:
GCGATGTCGGCCCGGGCGCGCAGCCAGGCGGCGTCGGCCAGGTAGGGCGGCTGGAAGGCCCCCGTGCCCATGAAGCCGTCGGCGACGGCCCCGGCGAACAGCTCCTGGCAGCCGGTGAGTTCGTTGGTGGGGTCGTTGTCGTAGAAGGCGTAGCCCTCGGCCTCGGCGACGTGCTCGGAGTCGAAGGGCGGCTCCATGAACCATAGCACGTCCTCTTCCTCGCCGTCCTCGTCGGGGACCGCCACGGCCACGCCGCCGGAGAGGTTGACCCGCTCCCAAGGATCGCGCAGGCGCAGCAGCTTGCCGGCGGCGGTCAGTGAGCCGCCGTCGAGGCGCAGCAGGGCGTTGTCGGGCTGGAGGAAGATGTCGCCGTTGGCGTGGACGGCGCCGTCGAGGCGAGTCTCGCCGGAGCCGCAGAGGGCCAGATCGGCGGCGGAGAACAGCAGGAAGGACTCCAGGGGCTGGGTGCGTCCGGAGACGCGCAACCGCCGGCGCACGGGATTGCCGATGGTCGTCAGCACGGCCTCGACCTCGATGGTGAAGCCGCGCAGGTTCTCGTCGTCATACCAGCAGACGACGCGCAGCTCCTCGGGCACCCCGGCGCCGCTGAGGGCGCCGTGGGGGTCGCCGGGCGCCCAACTCCAGACGTAGGACCCGTCGTCGAGGTTGCGCCGCAGACCCTCGTCGTCGCCCTCGTCGTCGATGACGGCGACGACCTCGCCGGTGGTCGGGCTGGTGATCGTCGGGCTCAGAGGGCGCTCGGTATTGGGCTCCAGCTCGCCCTCCGGCGTCAGCACGTGGGTCGAGGCGCCGTTGAAGCGGGTGGCGGCCAGCTCGCGGAAGGCCAGGTTCCAGCCGGATTCGGCCAGGGCCTCGCACTGGACGGCCAGGCGGGCGTCGGCGGCCGAGGCGGTTTCGTAGTGGGCCAGGGCCAGCAACAGGGCGGCCACGGTGGAGAGCACGGCCAAGACGATCAGCGCCATGGCCAGGGCCACGCCCCTCTCGTCTGTAAGAACCGCCCTCATCGGGCATCGGGGGCGGGTTGGGGTCGCAGCGCCTCCAGCCGGCGACGGATCAGGGTGGGGCAGTCCACCAGTTCGCGCCAACTGCAGGCGCCGCAGACCTCGCCGGGGTCAACGGCGGCGAAGGTCCGGGCCAGAGTGCCGTGCAGGGCCCCGGCGCTGTGGATGCCCGGGGTCAGCCCCGTGGCCGCCAGCACCCGCCGGTCCATAGCCCGCACCCCGGCGCCGTCGCGGCCGCAACCGGCGGTTTCGAGCTCCGGGCAGGCCCGGCAGGCGTCGTCGGGTCCCTCGACGAGACGGATGGTCATTGCGGGATCGAGATAGCGGCGCTGGAGCTCGCGCATCCGGGCGACGAAGCCCGACGAGTAGCCCCGGCCGATGAAGGCCAGCAGACAGAGCAGGTGGTGGGGACGCAGCTCGAGGGCGGCGGGGGTCACTGCTGATCCTGCTTGCTCTTGCGGCGCCGGCCGCGGCGACCGGTGGAACGACGACGGGTGTCCTTGAGATCCTTGACCTGCAACTCGTCGAAGGGCATCGTCGGGTTGGTCTGGATGATGATCCGGCGCTGGAACTCTTCGCTGAGCCGGTTGAGCATGTCCTGGTAGCGGGTCTTGAGCAACTGGGCCACGTGGGGGTTGCAGAGCAGTTGCACCCGGTTGGAGTCGCTCTTGGAAAGTCCGCGCTTGAGGGTGCTCTCGGTCTTGAGGATGATGTTGCGCTCGGCGAGAACCAGGCCCGAGCCGCCGCAACAGGGACACTTGTCGGTCATCTGCGAGGTGACGCTTTTACGCACCCGCTTGCGGGTCATCTCGACCAGCCCCAGGTCGCTCATCTTGCGCACCCGGTGCTTGGTGCGGTCCCGGGAGAGAGCCTTGTTCAGGCGCCGGACGACGTTGTCGCGGTGCTTGGCGACCTCCATGTCGATGAAGTCGAGGATGATGATGCCCCCCAGATCGCGCAGGCGCAACTGGCGGGCGATCTCGTCGGCGGCCTCCAGGTTGGTCTCGTAGACCGTCTTCTCCAGGTTGTGCTTGCCGACGTTCTTGCCGGTGTTGACGTCGACGGAGATCAGGGCCTCGGTCTGCTCGATGACCAGATAACCGCCGCACTTGAGCCAGACCTTGCGGTGGGTGATGCGCTCGATGTCCTTCTCGACGCCATAGGCCTCGAAGATGGGGTAACGGCCCGAGTAGTGCTCGATCCGGGCGCCCAGGTCGGGGGCCACCCGATGGGAGAACTCCTTGATGCGGTTGTAGACCCCGCGGTCGTCGATGACCACGGCGTCGACCTCGTCGGAGACGACGTCGCGCACCAGGGAGAGCACCAGGCCGAGGTCGTCGTGAACCAGGGCCGGGGCCTCGACCTTGTTGGCCCGGCGGACGATCTCCCGGGCCTGGCGGTTGAGGTAACGCATCTCCTGGCGCAGTTGACGCTTGGAGGCGCCCTCACCGATGGTGCGAATGATGAAGCCGGTCTTGCCGCTGCGCAGGTCCTTTACCAGGCCGCGCAGGCGGTTGCGTTCCGAGGAGGATGATATCTTGCGGCTGACGCCGACGTGGTCGGCGTAGGGCATCAGGACGAGAAAGCGCCCGGCCAGGGTGATGTTGGTGGTCGCCCGGGGGCCCTTCTTGCCGATGGGTTCCTTGGTCACCTGGACCAGGATGTCCTGGTCGCGGTTGAGAATCTCTTCGATGGGGGTGTGTTTACCGCGGCGGCGGTCGTGCTGGTAGTCCTCGTCGAGGAAGTTGCCGATGTCGTGGACGTCGGTAACCAGATCCTCGGCGTGGAGGAAGGCGTTGCGGTCCAGACCGATGTCGATGAAGGCGGCCTGCAGGCCGGGGAGGATCTCGCTAACCCTGCCCTTGTAGATGTTGCCGACGATGCGGGTGGTGCCCGCCGGTTCGGTCATGATCTCGACCAGGCGGCCGTCCTCGAGAGCGGCCACCCGCGTCTCCAGCGGGGAGACGTTGACTAGGATTTCCTTTTTCAAATAAAACCTCTGCGCTGGGGCGGCGGAGCGGCGGTGCAAAGACCCCCGCCGTCGCCCGGAAGCTGGCGTCGGTCGGGGGATCGTTGAAACGCCGGAATGCGTCCACCGTCATCTAAACCTGGTCGGGGCCGGAGACGGGTGAACGACGCCGGGGGCGGGAACGAGGCGGGGAACGGTAGGCTGCGGGGAGCGAATGTCTTGGTCGAAGGCGCTGCGGCGCCGGCGGTCGGCGACGTCGATCAAGCGCGGTTCCCCGGCAGGTCGGCGGGACGGCCGCACCGTCGCTGCCTGCGGACGGTGGGGTTTTCCCGGGCCGGGTGATGCTGAACGGTGCGGCTGCGGTCCCCGGCGGGATCGAACCGTTTCCGCCGCTGCGACCATCGGGGTCGGACACCGCCGGGCTGGTTCGCACCACCGCCCAGCAAGTCGGCTAAAAGACGGGTCGAACCCGGCAGTCGGGCGGTCCGGTCAAACACCGCGTCGGCGCCGCGCTGATTCGCGCTGATCCGTGCTGATCCGTGCTGATCCGCGCTAATCCGCGCTAATCAATGTTAATGACGGCGCGCCCGATACCGCACTCCAACCGACCGCTCCAGCCTTCCGATTCTCCGGCGTCGTTACGTCCGCACCCGCGGGGTCGCGTCCGCTCGGCCGGTTAACAAAAGGTCAAACGGGTGAAGAGGTGGAAGTCGAAAGAGACTGTCAAAGGGCTGAATAACGGCTGTGAAACTGAAAAATGGATGAATCCGGTGTGCGTTCGCTCAGTCTGGTTGAACAACCGTCGGTCAATCGTCAGTCAATCGTCAGCCAACCGTTAGTCAACCGTCAGTCAGCCGTCAGCATCGTCAGTGAAGGTTGAATTTAGTATAAAAGACAAAAAAAGTCAACGGGTTAGCGGTGCCGAAGACCCCCGGCGCCCTCACTGCAGGTAGCCCAGGGAGCGCAGGCTCTCCAGGGCGGCGTCGATGCTCTCCGGCTCCAGGGCCGGCAGCCGGTAGGGACCGTAGCCCGCCACTCGGCGCGGCTCGTCCTCGACCAGGTCGGAAACGGCCGGCGGCTCGCCCGGCAGGTCCTCGGCCAGCGGCACACCGCAGAGGCAGAACAGCAGGGCGGCGGCGTCGTAGAGATCCAGACAGCGCGTCTTAGTCGGGGGTGGGGGACCGTCCAGACGGGACAGCCACAACTCCCCACCCCCGCCCGCGTCGGGCTTGAGCACGACGACGACGACGGGGGCCTCTCCGATCCCGGCGGCCAGTCCACGGTAGTTGGCCAGCACCTCGGCGACGGCGGTATCGACGGCGGTGGGCGGCGGGATCTCGACACCCAGACGGCGCGCCCGCTCGCGGCCGTTTAACAGCTGCAACAGCAGCCGCGGGGGACGCTGCGGGACGGCCGACCAGTCGGCCGGAAAGACTGAACCCGGCGGCGGCTCCGCACCCCGACCGACGGCGGCCTGGGCGACGTCGGTGAAGATCTGCAAACCGGCGACCCCGCGGGCCGGGTAGGTGGCCCACCAGTTGAAGACCGAGGCGGCGGCGTTTCCGGGGGCGCCGGCCACGAGCTCCCACAGCGGCGGTTCGCGCCAGTCCCGGCTGGTCACCGGCATCCGCTCGGCCAGGCCGATCAAGCGCCAGAACGCGGAGTAGAGCCCACCCAGCCCCAGGCCGTCGCCGCGCAATTGCAGCGGCGAGTGGATCCCGGTCACAGCCAGGGAGCTCAGCTCCGTAATCCCGTGACGACGCGGCGGACGGCCCGTCACCAGGGTGGCCCAGCTCTGGGCCGGTGATACGCCGGGCTTGAACTCCAGCCCGTAAACCAGGGAGGTCGCGCGCAGCCCGCGCAGCGTCGGCGTCGTCTCGTCGACG
This genomic window contains:
- a CDS encoding DUF1284 domain-containing protein translates to MTPAALELRPHHLLCLLAFIGRGYSSGFVARMRELQRRYLDPAMTIRLVEGPDDACRACPELETAGCGRDGAGVRAMDRRVLAATGLTPGIHSAGALHGTLARTFAAVDPGEVCGACSWRELVDCPTLIRRRLEALRPQPAPDAR
- a CDS encoding Rne/Rng family ribonuclease codes for the protein MKKEILVNVSPLETRVAALEDGRLVEIMTEPAGTTRIVGNIYKGRVSEILPGLQAAFIDIGLDRNAFLHAEDLVTDVHDIGNFLDEDYQHDRRRGKHTPIEEILNRDQDILVQVTKEPIGKKGPRATTNITLAGRFLVLMPYADHVGVSRKISSSSERNRLRGLVKDLRSGKTGFIIRTIGEGASKRQLRQEMRYLNRQAREIVRRANKVEAPALVHDDLGLVLSLVRDVVSDEVDAVVIDDRGVYNRIKEFSHRVAPDLGARIEHYSGRYPIFEAYGVEKDIERITHRKVWLKCGGYLVIEQTEALISVDVNTGKNVGKHNLEKTVYETNLEAADEIARQLRLRDLGGIIILDFIDMEVAKHRDNVVRRLNKALSRDRTKHRVRKMSDLGLVEMTRKRVRKSVTSQMTDKCPCCGGSGLVLAERNIILKTESTLKRGLSKSDSNRVQLLCNPHVAQLLKTRYQDMLNRLSEEFQRRIIIQTNPTMPFDELQVKDLKDTRRRSTGRRGRRRKSKQDQQ